CGAGAGGTCCGAGACCTTACAACAGCGGCATCGTCGTCTGCAAATCTCGAAGCGAAGATGAAAATTGTGGCGGCTTATCTCCTAGCCGTCCTCGGCGGCAACCCCAACCCCTCCGCCGATGATATCATATCCATCCTTGAATCAGGTCAAACTCTCTTCcctctcatatttatcttggtttcatTTCGGTGATCCTTGTTTCTTGCTTGTAGTGGGAGCGGAGGTAGAGGATAAGAGGATCAACCACTTCCTCGCGGAAGTCAAGGGCAAGGACATAACGGAAGTCATCGCTG
This region of Zingiber officinale cultivar Zhangliang chromosome 9A, Zo_v1.1, whole genome shotgun sequence genomic DNA includes:
- the LOC122021325 gene encoding 60S acidic ribosomal protein P2B-like isoform X3, whose product is MKIVAAYLLAVLGGNPNPSADDIISILESVGAEVEDKRINHFLAEVKGKDITEVIAAGREKFASVPSGGSVAAIGPKKEEKVEEKEESDEDMGFSLFD
- the LOC122021325 gene encoding 60S acidic ribosomal protein P2B-like isoform X1, with product MKIVAAYLLAVLGGNPNPSADDIISILESGQTLFPLSFLLVVGAEVEDKRINHFLAEVKGKDITEVIAAGREKFASVPSGGSVAAIGVAAPGSGGAGSAPAAEEPKKEEKVEEKEESDEDMGFSLFD